The nucleotide window GTCCATCACTCATCTCTGTGCTGTGCCTTTGCAAGAGGATGCTGCCCCGTACTCCCACGTTGAGTCTGCTACTCAGGTTCATCCATGAACCACCCTCTGCTCCTCACCCGTGCGGcgctggaaaggaaaaaaaccctttctcttGCCTTCTGTGCTGCTGGGTTTGTTCCCACTGGGGCTAACCAGAGCTACTGGCAGTAAATCTGGGGATGAGGAGTTACGAAATGGAGACCTggcaaggagggggaagaggcacTGACCCACCCAGAGATTAGTTCCTCCACCACCAGCTGTGACCACAAAATTCAGCCATGGAGAGATGGCTCACACTCATCCCTATGGACAGGTGGGTTAAAGCACAGACTTCTCCCCAATATTTCAGCTCACGGGGCCCCTCTCCTTCACTGTGCACTCTGTGCTGTTGGTGTCTCTGTTCTGCAGCTGGCCCTGGGGCAAACCTGCCAGAGCTCTTCCCCACCTCCCGGCCTGCTGCGGTGGGATACTGGCTATGGTGATGGGACTGTTGTTTCTCCTTTGCACACAGAAAGATGTTTTCCCCCAGCAGCCTCAGGGAGgctgcagcatctcctgctgGGTATTGCAGACCTGCTGGGGTCTTGGACAGCCCCAGGCACCTGGATGAGCTGCATACCAAGGGCTCTCTGCATCCCCAGCTCCTCTGGGCTCTCAGCATGGCACGGTGTTGCCATCCCAGCATTGCACACCCTTTTACAGGGGGATTTTTGCCTCCACAACCAAATAACACTTCATTCAGTGAGAGTGCCTGGCTCTTGGCATCACCACCAACAAACCTAGCCCTGAGCTCTCCTCCGTGCCAGCAGCTTCCCATTGCCATGGGACCTCCTCACCCTAAATGGCCTGGACCAGAGGCACAGTGGTGCTGCAGGGTGGTCTGGGCTGGTAAGAGCTGACTGGGAGCTGTGGAGCGCGGTTCTCCCCCACCTCTGCTGAGCGGCAACCTCCACATCAGAGCAAAGGCAGCCAGGATGGAGTTAATCTGTTTCCTGACCTTGGACGTCCTCTGCACAGCACCGAAGCAACCTCTTCACGGAGGAGCTGCGGTGCTACTGAGAAGCCTGGGAGCTTTCTGATGCTCCTTAGGGTAAACCTTTTGCCCATGAACCCAAACAAGCAGAAGAATTTCACaccagctgggctgcagcctggcacGAAGGGCTCTTCAGGGAGACAGATCCGACCTGAGCATCTCGTGGTCAGGGCAAAGCAGAGGTGTTGGGCAAAATTTAAACTATAGTCTCTTCCCAGGTTGCTGAGAAGGCAGCGCAGGTTATGGCGCACAGAGCAGCTCCCAGGGATTTctcgctgccctgctccctgtGCTGACCCCTGCCTTGAGCAATGAGCAGCACTGACAGCAAGGGACACGGAGGGCTTGCCACTGGGGGATATTTAGAGAGATGGTCTGAAAAATGGCACATCTCTATTACGCCTGGCCTCACCAAGTCCTCCAGGACAGATCCTTGCCTGCACGGTGCAGCCGCAGTCACTCTGTAACGCACATACAAATGCGTGTTACAGCTGCAAgctgcacagtgctgctgccgcCGAGCTGCAAGTGCATTCCTTAGCTCTCGCTCTCCCCAGGTCCCACGCTACATGGCATCACCTATTTATAACTGCATGCACTGCAGGAATAATATTAGACTGATGGCCTCACACAGTCACGCTAAATGTTATTCTATTTATGTGATTTGTTCTTCTTCACAAGCTGTTGGTCTCCCAGATGCCAAAACACTCTGCCTAGCTTAGACAAAGACTCAGATTTGTCTCTTTTATTAAAATCTTCCCCAACGGCACCCAGTCCCAGGTATATTTACCATTTTTTCCCAGGTCACCTGAAGTAATTGCATCTACTATTCCTTCCTCAGTCTGATCGATATCCTTGGTAAATAAGATAACCTGCCAGGTCTGTTGTCCCTGTAGCCAAAGGTACTTCAGCAATGAAattgttttgctgaagaaataaatGCCTCTTGCTGAATCTGAGGATGCTGTGACCTTTCATTAGTGACCTGAGTGACTCATCCCTTTTTGTGTGCGCACTGCAGCCTCCCACCACACCATAAAAGATGCACCATGAAGTCCCACTGCCTGGTGCCCGGCGTACTGGTGCCCGGCGTAATGGGGAGCTGAGACCTGCAGGAgcttcctgctcttgctgcttctcctctggcttTGCACATGGTCTTCACACCTCCGCCCAGGCCTGGGGGCTCTCCCATTATGGAGATGCCCTGTTTGCAGGGCGGGGACCCCGTGCACGATCTCAGTCCCGCAGCGATGTCCCTGGCATCCCCAGCCCTTGTCCGAGCAGCAGCTCCCACTCCCCCAAGCTGTGGAAATCTCTGACACAAGTGCATAAACCATGTTTTCAGCACAGGGCAGCCAGCCCACCCTTATTTAGCAAATAGGGCTTTACTGGCCATACCAACCCCTCTGAAGTGAGGTGGGCAGCTCGGTCAGAGCCAGATTTGAGCCAGAGCCCATGTATCACACATCGTGAACTCTGTATTCACCGGTGAGGGCAAATCCTCCTATTCCAGCAGGCTAACATCTTATAGCTCTGCAGTCAGCAGCTGTTAAACAAGGCCTGGCCATCATTTTGCTGAACTCAAGGAGTCTCTGCGGCTCCTGCAGCACTcactcccactcccactccccaCCACTTACACACGGGAGCCTCTCACCTCCTCGCTTTGCTGGGTGCCTCTAGAAACACAAAGACCCTGGAAACATGATGTGTTTAGTCTCATTTTATACATCTGTGCAAAGTGAAGTAAAGAATTAACCAGAGTCAAGTCCTATGCATTTAGCTGCTGCTGATAGCGATATTTTCTCCTTGTAGAGTGTTCTGCATGCCAAGAAAAACGGTTTTGCATTTTAGGGAAAGAAAGTGGTTGTACATCTGTGCATCTGTACATGTGCCTGTTAATTCTGCTGGAATGGCTTCCTGGGGCTGTCAGCTCAAAAATTCTCTTTAACGTAACAAATCTTGACTGTGTTTGCAACAAATCCTCAACCAAGAGGAGTTTATTTAATGAAGCAAGAAATGCTGCCAAATTTCCAGGCTTGATCCCAATCCCATTAATGTCAGCAGGAGAGTTCCCACcatgtttggtttgttggttgggtcTAATCTGGGTAAGGcagtttaaaatctgtttggGTCAGATTTGCAGACAAGTTCATTGCTCCACTTTGCTGTGCCAGAGAGTCCGTGGGAAAAGCAGACGGTACAGGTGGGAAGGCTCTTGCCTGATTTTAGACTTCTTCAAGTCCAGCAACAGAGtcaagggagggaaaggggaacatTGAGATCATCTTAAGCCAGGAGCCCAAAGGAAGtgaaattaatgtatttcttcTTGCAGAGCCATCTCACCTCATAAGGATGTGCAGCTCCTGTAAAGGAACCTGACAGCGCTGGAAGGTCTCcgcagcagaggggaaaggacCTCACTCAAAGCCAGCTCCTGAGCGGGTGGGTGCTGCCACAGGTCTTCTGCTCAGGTCTTCTGCTCAGGTCTTCTCCCTGCACTTGTGCCAGCCAGGAACCGAGGCTGATGCCTGGTTCAGGATGCAACCATGGCACAGCAACTCCAGTGGGCACTGACTCCCTCCTGCTTGCAGCAAATGCTTGTGCATGGCCTGATCAatggctggcagagctgctgggacaAGGGGAAGGAGGAATATGGTAGCTCCCCAGTTTCCCTGGCCCCTCACCCACTGCTGAAACATGCACTATGTCCTCGCCTCCACGTGCCATGAACGGGGATGGGCACAGAGCAAGAGCTGCCCATGATGGTTGCTCCAGGGACAATCCCACCCCTCTGCTCTCAGGGGATAAAGAACACTGGGGAAGTTTTGAGGGGTCAGTGGTTCCCATGTGTTTCGAGCAGGTGCCCAGTGGTCACCATGCACCTGCAGTGTCCCGCAGAGAGCAGTGGCTCCCTTGAGCCTCCCTTGATGGcgagagctggaggaaggagggctGCTTTGCTGCTCCATCACCAGCTGCAAAAGCTGGCCATGCAGGCTCATGTGCCAGTGGTTGGTCCTTAATTACACATACAGCTAATAAAGGGAAGGAGCTCATGTCACAAGTTCACAAGGGGAAGCAACCTTGTCTGAGAATTAAGGAGGCTGCAAAGCAGGAGAttaaaaatgacaacaacaaaacaatatCTCTGGGGCTTCAGCCCAACACACAGATCCTTAATGGCTTTTGCTGGTTTGGCAGATGCAGGACACAGAAAAATGAGCAGATTTATGGCTGCAACTGTCCCTGGGGCTTAGAGATGCTTCTCAGGATATAGGTCTTTAAATCATCATTAACAATGACACGAGGGGGTACTGGAGAAGACAGAGTTGGGCACAGCGATGCAGGGGGTGAGAGCAGAGTTTGTTGGCACTTCCTATGCAGCGCTCCCTCCCTGGGATGCAGTGATGCTTTATTTCAATCCATCATGCATAAAGTGGGTGCAGTGATGGGGTGCTGCAGCTCCtaggggctgtggggagcagaggcCAGTTCTGTGGGGAGGTGTAAAATCTTGGATGGGATCCATGTGTGAACACCAAAGAGCTGGACTGTTTTTGGAGGCATGAGTATTTTTTCAGGAAAGGAGAATAGTGCAGTGCTCTGGAGAAGCCCAGATCCAGGGAGCTTGTGCAAGCAGCAGAAGCCAGACCTGCTCCTCATGTCCCAAAGGTCTTCCCTACTGCAGAGAGAGAAGAACATCTCATTTGGGAATTTAAGCTTTGCCTTTTGGTTTCCTCTGGGTGAGGTGGGAGCTGAAAGTTTCAGGGCTTTGCTGGACCCCTGCCTGGTGCTGAGCAGACTCCGGGGACCTACCTCAGTGCACGCCTGGCCCAGCGCTCGCCGCGCAGACGGGCAGCGCTCCCGACAGCTCCCCATCTGCAGAGCCCTGGGAAAATTGTCACTGCTCCCCGCAGCAGGCAGGCCCCTGCTCCAGCCCGCAGGCCAGCTGGCTCCTGTGTTCCCATAAAGCTTTAAAAGAAGCCAGACGACTCATGACTGAAAGCATTAGGTGTTTATTTGCACTTTAGACATCGACTCCATGTGAAAGTCAGCTGCGGCTGCCTCCACGCAGCAGCAAAGAGGGGTCCGTGCGAGAATGACCGTGATAAATATTGGGCTTTGATCCAAAGAGCGCAGCGTCCGTGGGTCGGGACTTTCCCAGAATGGGCTGATTTTAACTCACAGTCCACTTCCTTCAGTTGAGCTGCAGACCTGCTGTTGCAAATCACATCGCTCCTTTCAGAAGGACTGAAATGTTCCAGCTGTTCATGGCGGGGAACACCAAGAGCTAAAACCAAAATGCCTCTCGGGAGCCTCTGCTCCcctgcaaagcagagatccccccgGCAACAACAGACGGACTGCCCTCGCCATCGAATCTTGCCTACACAAGCCTTCAAACCAGcgttgctttctctttttttgcatcTCTAATTTTTAATAGACATATCTAATCTCCTTGCAAGGCTGGATGCAAGAGTAAAATGCAACCACCCACCTGAAGATTTTGAAACTCTCCTGGCATTTGCCTGCTGAAAGCAGCGGTTCAGGCTACTGCGGTCTTTCACCttgcaaaaaatccccaaaccaacaGCCTCCAGAAACTTTAAAATGCCAATTTGCTCTTGTCTGCTATATGCTCTTCCAAAAGAGAGTGAGTAATgataaaattcttttttctttggcgAAGGAGGTGGGCAGTAGAGGATAACACAGCTGAAGCAGCTCAGTCACCCAGGAGCAACTAACCCAGGAACTGGCACAGCTTAGTCATATAtttaaaacctgatatttttATGAGTATTTCCATTCCAAAGGACTTCCCCCCCTGCAAAAATTTACCCCTTCAGCTGTCCTGCGACGCAGGTCATTAATTACCAGTGCCTTCTCTTTAGGTGAAGGAGGGAATCCTGTCTCAAACCCGTGTCCAGTGGGAAAGAGGAGGTGCAGCGGGGGAACATGGCATCATTCAACCCCATCCCTCATTCACTGAAGAGCTCGATGAGTGGCCGGGGAGCGAGGGGGATGTTAACCAGCTCGGACTGCTGCACTGGAGGCTGGACGGAGAAATGCTTCAGGACTGGAGTAAATACAATGTTCATCTTTTCCATCTCCAGGCGTACTGTAGGCAAAATTGTTGGGTTGAGTAGCTTTGCTCTAAAACCTAGTCCCAGTTTGCTCTCTGATGCTGGCAGTCCTGCTTATCCCTTGTGTGAGATTGGAGCCAGTGAAGCTGCAGTCACCGTCTCTCTACAAAACAGGCATCAAGGTAGGGGGGCTTCTCCCAAGAAGGGGCCAAGTGCGAACTGAAGTGGTGCATCTTTCGGAGGGGGTGTTGGGTACCTCAGAGCTCATCAGAAGCCTCCTCCTCACAAAGAATGATGCTCATCTTCTTCTCATCTGTCTGGCAAGAGGTTTTCCTCCTGAAGGTGGGCCCCAGGGACTGGCTGGCTCTTTGGTAGATGGTCCTCATACGTGACATGCAGTCTTCGCTGGTCATCACGTAGAGCAGGGGGTTGAGGGCGCTGTTGAAGCTGGCCAGGCCCCGGGTGACCTGGTAGGAAACGTAGATGTTCTTTAAAGCCTGTGTGCAGGATCCTTGCAGCTGCCAGCCTCGAGACAACAAGTTGAGGTTTCTGAAGATATGGTAGGGGAGGAAGCAGATGGAGAAGAGGACCATCACGAGAATCACCAGCCTGATGCTTCTTCTCCTGAGGTGGGGGTCCACGGTGTCGTTCCTGCAGAGCACCACCACCACGTGGCAGTAGCATCCGATGATGATGAGGAACGGGATGACAAACCCGGTCACGGTGATGGCTGCGGTGTACGGCAAGTAAACGCCCAGGTTCTCGTGCCTCGTCGTGTCGTGGCACCGCGTCCCCATGTCATCCATCTTGCTGAAGGCGAAATCGGGAGCTACCTGTGCGATGACCCACACCCAGACCATCGTGCTGAGCCACGCCGAAGAGGTGGCCCCCTGGCACCTGCCCCGTGCCTTCAGCGGGTGCACGATGCCCAGGTAGCGGTGGACGCTGATGCAGGTGAGGAAGCCGATGCTGGCGTAGAGGTTGAGGTGGAAGAGGCCCCGGGTGATCCGGCACCAGCCCTGCCCGAAGAGCCACACTCTGCCCCGCAGGTAGTAGCTGACGAGGAAGGGCAGCGTGCTGACGTACAGCAGGTCGGCCAGGCCCAGGTTGCCCACCAGCAGGCCCAGGGGATGGCGGGCGCCGAGCCGGGGCCCGGTGCAGAGGTGCCACAGCCCCAGCCcgttccccaccagccccaggggGATCACCGCCAGATAGACGGTGGGCAAGAAGCGCTGGGCAAAGGCGGTGTCCACGGGGCACAGGGCCCCGCTGCCATTGCCGGGCCACGGGGTGAGAGCCTCCACAGCCATCGGGCACTGCGGCTGCCCTGCCCGCGGCGGGGTGACTGCTGCCGGGGCGGCACTGGTCGCGGCAGCGCTTGGAGGTGCCGGTGCCCAGCAAAGCGGTGCCCGTCGCCCGTGGCAGGGGCGGGGCGGCACTGGCAGCGTGGTGCCCAGCGCTGGTCCTGGCAGCACCGCAGTCCCCGGTGCAGGCTGCGGCTGCACTCGCCTCCCCGTCCCTGGGGTTTGGGGTGCGGGGCTCTCCCGTGGAGCGCGGGGAGGATGTGGCGAGGGCCGCCTCGGTGAAGAGCCTCGGCGTCCGGTGGCTCCCGCTGCTCCCTCGgtgcctgctgccagcccacTTGAGATATTTTGAGCTGAGCGCCGGGGACGCGCAGGCCACCGGCTATTTCGGACGCCGTGCGTGCCTGGAGGGAGCgggaggaagggagcagggaggcGGGAGAGGGGCTCTGCCTCGGAGCGGGTGGGAGATGTCTGATGACGGGGCCGGAGCTTTCAGCCTGCTTCTGTTCTGTCCCAGTCAGGGTGAGGAGAAACCCCCCATCCCTCCAGACCAGGGGCTGGAAGCCCGCACCCCATGAGCCGCCCCTCACTTCCCATCCTGACAGCCTTTCTCCTGGCCTCACTGCTCAGGCCGGGCTGTCCATCCAGAAACACCAGGAGCGGGGTAAGGCAGAGACCGGCAGCTTTCCACGGGGCTCGTGCTGCCAGCCCCGCTCCAGCAGGCAGCCGGTGCCGCAGGCAGTGCCAGCAGGCACAGGTGTGCCGGGCTGCCTGCCCGCGGCGTGAGCGGCAGTAAGCCCCGCTCCCTGCCAAACAGCTGCACCTTCCCTGCAGCACGCAGCAATGACCTGCTCTGGCTGCCTACTTCTATATCCCTCCCCAAATACAAAAatcctcttcccccccttcctttgAGCGGTTTTGACCCATGCAGGGAGGAAACGCAGGACAGGCTGCGGccttcctctcctgccttccctgtcGCAGGGGATGTCACACACAAGACACCCAGACACGGTGAGGTTGGGGCAAGATCTAAAACCAGCAACCCCAGAGAGGAGCCCCAAGGAAAGCCAGCCCCTGTTTGCATTGCTGAGTAGCTGCTGCCACATAAACGAGGTCAGAAATAACTTTATCTCCAGGCACAGGAGTAAACAGGGCAGCGATCAGAAGCGAGAAGGTTTACCCTGGCAAGCGACAGGGAAATGACCTTGGAAAAACAACTTCAGGTGAAGGGCTGGGCCCAGGAAGGTCCAGGGCCACCTGCTTTCCTGGAATTTAATCTGGGGCAAGGGGGCGGGAAGAGGCTGATATCTCACCTGCCCGCGGGGAAGGAGGGGTGTGAGTCCTGCCGAGCCAACCTGACTGCTCTTCCCTCCTTGGGAGCAGCCGAACAGGGGCTGGACAGGGGTCAGGCATGGCAGGTCAGGGCCAGCATAGGGAAGCCCAAGACATGGAGTGGTGGTAGCTGCTTGTTGTGAGTATCAGTGTGTGGAGCCCAAAAAGTGCTTGCTGGAgcagaaaaacaacaggaaaGGCTGTCTGTTATTTCCTGCCTATGTGATAAAAGCTAGCCACTACAGGTGTGCCTGGAGAGGTGAAGCTTAAAAGATGTTTCCATGGGGTGAAAATATAGCTTTTCTGAGGTTTGCAGAGGCTTTGGTGGGTCTGTGCTCCTGGagtagcagcagcagaggagggggTCCATGGGGGTTCACCCCTCAGGAAAGCAGCTCTCTGTCCTGCCCCGCTCCTGCCCCTTTTGCCTCCATGCATTTCAGCTGCTCCTGTAGCCTGGCGTTGGGGTGGCGCTTGCAGAGCAGCTTTGTGGAGGTGTGGAAGTGCAGCGAGATGAGAGGAACAAAGTGGGAGTGGTCCCCTTTGTCCCAGAGcattggggaaactgaggcagagacagCAGCTGGCTGTGAGTACTGCTGTAATCACGGGAAGGGTCACAAACTGCTCTCAGCTGCTTAGGTAAAACTTTCTCTGTCCCCAAAATGAAGGCTTGGTGCTCGGTGCCTTGTGCCATGGGAAgaaaggagcagggcagggcacaGGGAGCACTGCCCATGCCTGTCTGCAGCCCCATGCCCTCCACATCtcctgctccctggacctgttgGAGGCACACACGCTGCGGCACGGCTCCTCTCTTGTGCCTGCCTCGTGTGTGTTTAAGGTGTTCTCTTGACCCATGATTTCACTCGCGGTAGAGGTGCTACCGCCCAGCTCTGCCCGAGCATCCCGTATCAGGGTGCTCCCCTCCAGTGCCCAGCACCAGCACACGGCAGCGCTGCTGATGCCAACGCGTCCAGGGCAGTgtgggagcagagggctgggatAGCTCCTGCAGGAAGCAAACACGTAACCTGAGTGATGGGCTTTCAGGCAACCAATTCAAGTCTCTTcaccaacagcaaaaaaagggcctcaatctgcttttttttttttttttattgagcacTGCAGTCTTGTGCTCAGGGAGGTACCTGAAAATGTTTAACTTTAACGAGGGGCTCATCCAGCCCTTTCTCAGCCAACtccatgcttttaaaaatcatcagtCACTAGAATGgcttggaaaaaaattctgatgcaCGTTGTTTACTCATGCATTACCACAcagtttctccttcctctcctgcatGTGCTTGCGCTGAAATGAGTTGTGATCTGTTACTCACCACTGGTTCGGGAATACAGTTGTCAAATCACATGCCATTTATGTGTGCAGATGTGGCAGTGTGCCTTGAGGACAGGGGTAAATTGTcttctgtttgggggttttttatcttTACAGGTGACAATAATCATCTGTGGATTGCAGAGTATTTATCTGCTGCCCTACAAGAGCAGGCAAAGCCCAGGACCTGCTGTGTCAGAGGCTGTAATAAACACGATCCTCAAATAACCACGTTTCCAGGGTAGCAGGGCTTTAGAGGGAACAGCAAATATTGTGAGACTGGCAATCAAATTGCAAGAGTTGATTTCCCTGTATTCTTAGTGAAAAATAACTCTGATTTATTTGGATTCATTaattcattatttcgatgttttCTGCTCAGTGAATCAGGGAGAAATGACAATttgcagaaaaaagaagaaaattatagcAGAGGTGCGTGAGTCATTTCTGTTTGAGAATTGCAGGTTGCTGCTTAAAAAGTGACCTTTTGATTTCTACCATCACCCGGAGGTGGCTGGGCAGGATTTGGGAGGGGGTGACAGCCCTGGCAGCACTCCCTGCTGGCAGCCTACCCGGCCTTGGTGGCCGTGTCCCAACATGCTCAAACAAGAAGTGGCTTAAAAAACAGGATTTCCAGTGCACAGAACATGTCTTATCCGTGTCAGTCAAGGTATATAGTGGCTTTAAAGTCCACACGAGCCTTGTGTTACTGCTTTTTTGGCACAGCTATTGCAGAGGTGAAAAAAGTCAACAAAAGCTGCAGACCGGGCCACGTTCATTCTGCAATTTGCTGCCTGCCAGAGGTTCACCGCGTGCCCTGTATCAAACTGAATTAATAATTTGTATTCGGGCAGAACACCAGATGATCACAGTAAGTAATTCTCTTTGTAAGCAATGTTTTACTGCATGAGCagtgagatttattttattttctttttccccccaacagATGACTGAAAAGCATCTTTGACTTTATTTTCAGCAATTGCAGGGGTCAGGGGAGTGGGCGAGTGGCTGCCTTGGCCTGGctgccttttcctgctgcttgTAGGGAGGCTTTTTGCTGGGCAGGAAAGGGAAGCTCCCTCTGCATTTAGCCTTttgcccctgcacccccaaatctGCCCCAGTATCGCATTGGCCTGGGTTGGGAGGACAGACAACTGGTGAtgataggctgcccagggaagtggtcgagtcaccatccctggaggtattcaaaaagcgcgtagacggggtactccataacgtggtttagtgggcatggctgatggttggactcgatgatctcgaaggtcttttccaacctaagtatTTCTATGATGGTGGCATGATGCTGGGGAAATCCTGGTCTGGGGTGACCATAAGAGGTGTGGGGCTGGTGGGAGGAGGTATGAGTTAACAGGGGGAGAATTTGGGCTTTGGTTTTAGGGAGGCTGAGAAGAAGCGTGGCCTGGGCTGTGCCTGGGGCTGCAGACCCAGCAGTAACGCAGCCTGCACCATGCCGTGCTCTCCCGCACGTCCCAGCAGCAAGTGGAGACCCAGGCACTGCTATGGCCAGGGCTGGTGTCATCAGCAGAGCAGGTAGAGCTCATGGATGGATAAAAGCAAAGGGACAGAATTTAATCCAGGATATAACATACTGTAATGATGTTTTCAGTGCTTtgattcactgattttttttttttttttttttttttccacttattcTAAGCAGCCTGAATTGAGGTGTGTTCAAGCTGCCCCATCCTGGGTTAGGCCTTTCCTATAGCAGCTGAGCTGGCTGTGAGCAGCAGGGCTCCCAAGGGCTCACCGGAGCCAGGCTCACACCGCACAGACAGGCCCAGACAAGCTCCACACCTAGATGAGCACATCTTTATTCTCAGTTCCACAAATACACATCTAAACTGTCCATATCTCGCCTGGACATGTCACCTAAACTGCTGCTCCTTTCCAGTTGCCCTTCTCACCCCGCCATGGGACACACGTTCCCTCTGCACGCTTGTGCGAGGCCGTTAGAGGGCATTTGGGTTTCATTTTTCAGTCACGCAGAAGGAATATCTCTGTGAGAAAGTAAAGGCAGAGCTGCCAAGCAGCTCTCCTGCGCCGACTCTTGCATagctggagcagctccagcctgTCGGGAGACGGCCCCGACTCATCtttgtgatttgttttctctttttcttgcttttcttttggcCTTGGCTCACGGGGTATGTGCTTGGATGGCAGGCGGTATGTCTGGTGCTGCGGAGCTGTGTCTCCTGCGTCTGAGCTCCTCACTCGCCGAAGCCCTGCCAAACCGCCAGCGCTTTGGAGAGGAGGAGGCCAGGCGGAGCAGGAAGGTTCGTGTTTATTCTGGAGAGTTGCAGGGAAGGTGAATTAGAGCTGCCATCAGGAGGATGCCTCTGTCCATGCCCAGGAAGGCGGCTGCTGGGTTGCAGGGTGGATATTGTGGGATGGCCGAGCTTGTGGACAGTTGAGCTGCTCAGCCTGGCGCGGCAATGACTTGTGGTGTGCAGCCCAATGTACCTGCTTCTTCTCCGGGGAGCCAGGGTATGAGGGTTCCCCCCAGGGATTTGGGCTTCCAGGTGCTGGAGACAGTATCTCTTGCAGTCCCCGCTGAGCAGAGTTCCATGTATGACATGGTGGAGGAGCCGCACCACCTCTCCAAAAGCCCCACTGATCCAGGAAAGGACCAATTCCTGGTTTCTTGGGTGGGTTCATGCTAGGGGCAGGGTTTCCCCATTTCATTCAGCCTAAGAAACTCAGGGATGCTGCCCGGTagccctgcctggggcagcagggTACACAGAGGGGGCAGGTGCTGGG belongs to Accipiter gentilis chromosome 14, bAccGen1.1, whole genome shotgun sequence and includes:
- the LOC126045831 gene encoding P2Y purinoceptor 1-like, with product MAVEALTPWPGNGSGALCPVDTAFAQRFLPTVYLAVIPLGLVGNGLGLWHLCTGPRLGARHPLGLLVGNLGLADLLYVSTLPFLVSYYLRGRVWLFGQGWCRITRGLFHLNLYASIGFLTCISVHRYLGIVHPLKARGRCQGATSSAWLSTMVWVWVIAQVAPDFAFSKMDDMGTRCHDTTRHENLGVYLPYTAAITVTGFVIPFLIIIGCYCHVVVVLCRNDTVDPHLRRRSIRLVILVMVLFSICFLPYHIFRNLNLLSRGWQLQGSCTQALKNIYVSYQVTRGLASFNSALNPLLYVMTSEDCMSRMRTIYQRASQSLGPTFRRKTSCQTDEKKMSIILCEEEASDEL